One genomic region from Sphingobacterium multivorum encodes:
- a CDS encoding DinB family protein, translated as MDSLFRAWQTSRMAYLKFFENYSLEQLNRIPEGFSNNLIWNIGHIIATQHKLIYIGSGVEGHIPEEVFINYQSGTRPKALVSQQEADLLKRLLFEQIEPTIRDFNNKEFVRYQERTTGTGFHLTSIYDAFEWNNFHEGLHLGYMMSIRKFIALD; from the coding sequence CCGTATGGCTTACCTCAAGTTCTTCGAAAATTATTCTTTGGAACAGCTCAATCGCATTCCCGAAGGCTTCAGCAATAACCTGATCTGGAATATCGGGCACATCATTGCCACACAGCATAAATTGATTTACATCGGATCGGGGGTAGAGGGACATATCCCCGAGGAGGTGTTTATAAACTACCAATCCGGAACACGGCCGAAAGCGCTTGTATCACAACAGGAAGCAGATCTGCTTAAAAGATTGCTGTTCGAGCAGATTGAACCGACCATCCGTGATTTTAATAATAAGGAGTTTGTTCGTTATCAGGAACGCACAACCGGAACAGGCTTTCACTTAACCTCCATATACGATGCCTTCGAATGGAATAATTTTCATGAAGGACTGCATTTGGGGTATATGATGAGCATTAGAAAGTTTATTGCGTTGGATTAA